The Dryobates pubescens isolate bDryPub1 chromosome 9, bDryPub1.pri, whole genome shotgun sequence DNA window GGTGTAGTCACCACTTCTCTGGTGACCTCTGTGTCCTGGTGAGCATATTCCAGTTACCAACCACCCTCCCAGTAAAGAACCTTTTTCTAATGTCAAATCTGAACTTCTCCTGATGCACCTTCATTCAATTTTCTGGTGTCCTGTCTCTTGATGTTACCAGAGAGTTACCGATGTGCCTTCCCCTGCACTACCCACCTTGAGGAAATTCTGAACAGTGATGAGGTCACTCTTCAGGCTTCCCTCCTCCAAGCTCAGCAAACCAAGCAACCTCAGCTGCTCTTGTAAGTCTTGTCTTCAAGGTCTTTCACCATCTTGGTTGCTTTCTTCTGGGCAGACTCTTAAGAGTTTGATATATTTCTTATACTGAAGTGCtcaaaactgcacacagtactcaaggtggtgTCACAACGGTGCAGTGTAGAGTGAAACAATGACCTCCCTTGACCAATTGGATATACTGTGACTGATGCCCACAGGGCACAGTTAGCCCTTTTGGCTGCCAGGGCATGCTGTTAACTCAATCAACTTGCCATCAAACCAAACATCCAAATCTCTTtctgtggggctgctcttcagcctgttGTCCTCTAATTTATATGTATAGCCATCCAATTGAACTTGCTTAAATATATCCAATTTATTtgcttaaaaatgtttttattgtAATTAAAAGAGTAAATGAGTACATCAGACCTATTAGATATGAATACATGGAAAACAATTTGAATAGTATCATGCCATGGTTGGTCATGACAAGTGAGCCAGAAGGATTTAAGGAGAAATCTCAATGTTAAGATTTCTATAATGCCTCTTTTGAAATTGAGGAAAAGCCTTGTAGTATCCAGAGCACAAAGAAATGCAGTTGCTTTGTCAGGATGGATGGTGAAAGTTTAATCTGGGAGCTTTCAAGTGACTAATTCCAAAGGAGTCACCACAAAGCTGGTGACAGAGAAATTTGGCTTAGaagactgcattttttttcctccataagACTTCTGCTGATAAATGTGTTATTTTAGTGTGATGATTCAGCACTACTATTGTTAACTTGCACCAGGAACATTTCTGTTCATGCTCATGGTATCTTTGGATCCAATTTTTATTCCATCACTCATGAGCAAATAATATTACTTTgaagaaaggcaaagcagaggggggTCTTTTTTTATGATGTAATTTCTCTGACttaagtttgggtttttttattttaaataaagaatTCTGGTTTTAGAAAACATGCATGAAAAACAGAGTATGTGTATCTTTTTATCCTTGATAATGCAGCACTTTGAGTCTTGCTGTGAGGGAAAAATtcaggtctcttctctctaagGGGAAAAGCACCTGCCAAAAAAGAGGATGCTTTTGGTTGGTATGTGCTTGatcaagaagaggaaagggTGGTCAGCCCTAAACTCTTCAGAGATGCTTGCATCCTCCATGCTAGATCCTGATGAGTCCACCACTTCACTGCCTTCTTCATAGATTTCCACAAATGCCTCATGGACAGCTTCAGATATTTTCAGGCTCTCTGATGAAGATATGGCAGAGAGATTTGCTGATGAAGTGAACAGGTCAGTCACACCCAAGGCCACTAATACAGATGTGAGGTTATACTTTTCCTCAATCTTCATGCGAGGGAGATAGACTTtcagtttcctttcttccatgaTATCAGAACTGGTCCACTCCACAAGTTTTTCAGAGGTGATtgtggtctcaagctgcaaggAGACAAGCAAATAACATCTCTAGGGTGAGTGCACAGTTTCCTTTGTGGCAGTGCAGGAATGGtcatgttttgttgtttggggttttttttctcttttaaattgACTGCTCTGGTCATGGTACTTTTTCTGGGTATGGCTACTCTTCAAATTTCACCTAAATCTCTTGCCTATTTATCTTCTTTGTTTAGAAAGTATGCTCCAAATATGATTATGTGTTTCTGAGTTGTAAACTCCATCTACATTTAAGACCTCCATGTAACCAAAAGTTAATGGTAACCAATTACTGAGATGTGAACTATCAATTTTTActgcaaaaaacccaccctgtgTTCAAATGCCTCATTGTTTTTTGTAATTTTGATTCTTTGAGTTAGTGTACCAACATTTTAATGAACCATCATCTACTACATTACTTTTCAGCCTAACTATAGTCATGCTTACAACAATAAGCACAACTATTCACATCAGCAATAGTATGCCatgtaaattttattttatgaaaTGGCTTTAATCATTTTTGTACCCCTGATATTTAGTTTTTAGACAGTTTGATTTTTGAAGGTATAAAGGAAGCATGTTGAGTACTGTCAAAGCAAACAATCATGACAGTAATGTTAACATGAACATCTTCAGTGTGCAGGAATGGAGGTATAAAACCTTTGACATTCAAGCTGCTGCTTAACTAAGAATCTGTTCTGTGGAGATCAATAATTAGCCCACTAAAGCGGTTACTTAAGGAATCCATGCTCAACACAAACTAATactgttcaagaggagattggacgtggcacttggtgccatggtctagtcatgaggtctgtggagacaggttggactcgatgatccttggggtctcttccaaccttagttatactgtgatactggagGACCACTGAGAGAGCTGCATGCTTCTATGCAACAATCCCATGTTGCCAGTGTTCAGATCTGTGGTGGTGAAGTGGTTTAGGGTAAGTTTGTTGTGAAGGGTTTTACAGAACCTGAATTTCACTGTATTTGTGATTTTCTGAAACCCAGCTGCCAGGACCATACCTGCTCCAGGCCAGAGGTATCATCAGGCAACAAGACCAAcatgctcagctgcctgccagaaTATGGAATCTCCAGGATCTTCACTTtctctgcagccacctctgccaCTTTAAATGAACCAATCTGATATATCATCTGCACAGGTTTGCTTTCTTGCTGCAAAACACAAAGAGTGCAGAAATGTCTTACAACTAAAACTACTGATTGCTGTTATTCAGGAAGATTGTGTAACAACTAATCTACACTTCATAAATTCTAGAAGAGGACACCTTTAAGGTCACATATGTTCATGTACCTCAGACATTCTGAAAGGCACAGACTGGGTATCTTCATCTTTAAATGCTTTCTCCCACAGTCCCTTGAAGTAAATGGCATTGACAAGGATTGACTCAGTCTGGTGATCCACAGAGCTTGGTTGAAGgatattttttattattcctTTAAGAATGCACAGGAAAAGAGAGCATGTATATAACACATCCTTATATAACATATCTTACTAGGCAGTCACAACATTAAATGAAAGATATAGAATgtagggggaggaggggataagGCAGGGACATTGGTTTAGGTTTGCAGCTGTAATCTCTTACTTCTGAGGTTGAATTCCCTCAGTGCTGTTTTCAATATCTGTTGTTTCCTTCTCTGCCAAGCATTATGATAAATACAAGACCTAGAGATTTATTTGTTACAAAATAAGTACCCCTGTTTATTTTGTGAGAATGCAAAGAACCATTAGAACCTTTTAAGCCTAGATGGTTTCCAATCCAAGCAGTAAACATAAATAATTCTTGCTTCAAATGAAAGCTAGAGCAAGATGCTTATGAAAAGAAGGTAGCAGAAAAGGAAACCAGAATTCTACTCTGCTTCATTTATATACTTTGTTCTTGTTTATTCTGCAGTCCTCATGCACATAGCAAGCTTTCCCCTTAGTCCTTTCCCAGCAGTAGCTTAATTATGTTGTGATTTTCTCCTTCAGAGCACGACATCACACTAGAGACTGTGTGACTGTGAgtattttcatttcagttaAAATTCAATGTCTCTTATCTGTGAGGTTCGGGCTAAATGTTTCAACATGAGGGAATGGAATGTTTTTATGGAGCCAGGAAGAAGCTGGAAGAGTAGAGGAACCACATGGAAATCCAGCAGAGTTAAAATCCCAGCTGTGTACATCCCTTTCTCTGCGTTTCACACACCTCCCTACCATTCCTTAACTCTGTAGTTTTGCATCACCCGTTACATTTTAAGATATCTCAAGTACCTTATGACTACATGCAGTACTCAATATGCACCAAAGAACCCTGGAAAGTTTCAAGACAAGAGAAGGAACAGAAGGAGACATCTGGGGtggttgggggggttttgtCTCCTGTCTTAAGCATTCTCATATATTGTCCAAACATAGCAGCACAAGGGAAAATACCTATATTAATACTTGGTTTACTCTTACCACTTGTCTGACTTTCAACCCAGGAATTGATGATCTTTCTGGCTTGATCTGTATCTCTTTGAAAGCTGATAGTTTCCACACCATCTTTATACAGCTTCTTCACACACTGTAAGTATTCCTGCAAGGGAAGAGAATGCCACATTTCCAGATCAGAATATCAAAGCATTTTGCAAAGATGAAATACAAGAAGTTAATCTGAAATTAACAAGTATGTATAATCTGCTAATTAAGGTTAATGATTAAGCCATGATTCTAGTTCATAAGAACCTGAAGTTTTAACATTCATTGCTTCAAGGAAAAGTATAGGCtggcatttaaaaagaaatattttccagaACTGAGTTTGATCCAAAAAATGGTATTTATTTCAGTTGAAGAAcagggttggttggttggagtTTTTTCATTTTGCCTATTTTAAAACTTTTTATTTTGCAATGATCTTGTCCTGTAATTTCATATAAAACATTTCTTACAATGGGAAAACTTGGAATATTTTTGTGAACCTGAAGTTATTATTCAGGTTTGGTTTACAAGCTGAGAAAACTATTTGAGTTCATTATTTCTGACAGAAGTTACCTTTATTGACTACCTTGACATGATTGgatcatatagaatcatagaatcatagaatcaataaggttggaaaagacctcaaagatcatcaagtccaacctgtcacccaacacctcatgactactaaaccatggcttcaagtgccacatccaatccctttttgaatacctccagggatggtgactccaccacctccctgggcagcccagttcaatggctaacaacgctccctgtgatgaactttctcctcaccttgagcctaaacctccccaggcacagtttgagactgcgtcctcttgttctggcgctggttgcctgggagaagagaccaacccccttctggctacaacctcccttcaggtaattgtagacagcaataaggtctcccctgagcctcctcttctctaggttaaacaatcccagctcccttagcctctcctcatagggcttgtgctcgaggcctctcaccaaccttgctgcccttctctggacgcattcaagagtctcaatgcccttcttaaattgaggagcccagaactggatggtACTTTGCATGAACACCTTTTTGTACAAGCACATTTTCTCTCAAGACTGCATAGGATTAGGGCAGTTGGGAATCCTGTCTTCCATATGGAAGAAAATGTCTTTAGCAGAACCTCAGCTTCTGATAGGTCTTTCACATTAGAGACTGGCATAGCCTTGACATGCAAACACACTCTGATCAGATTTGGAGCAACTCACCGGTATGATTGGGCGTGTCTCTTCAGCATAAAGTCTACTGGCAAAACTGAGCGAATAATTGTCACTTCGTTTGATGATTGGGCTGAACAAGTCTTTGAGTGAAAAGTGGAAGCTTCCAGATGTGCTGCACTGGATCGTTGGCACGAAGACATACAAAAATGTAGGTGACATTATTGTTGTTTTAGTTTTTATTTGGTTTCTAATCAGACACTTACAAAACTGTTGTTCATCCTGTATGTCTGGTTGCTATAAATACACCAATGGAGTCATTTTCTTTAAACATCCAATTCTTTGCTGGGTTTCTACTGTAATTTCTTCACATCTCTCTCAGAGGGACTAATTACTTGCTACGCTAGTCTAGCTCCACCAGTTCAGGTAAGCTTTCCTTCATTCCCAACTAACACCATTTAATAAGTAACATTTAGCTCCCTCACTTAAACATAAAAGTATCTAGAACTTCCCCTATTTGACCAATATTATGATTCTGGGCTTCATCTTACCCTTGTTGTGAATCCTGTTACCACCCCTTGCTCTCTCAATGTTCCCCTAAATCTGGATGCAGACCGCTAGCTGCCAGTTAGAGAGAAGTTGGACCTGCTAAGATGTATCTGCTAGATTTTGCTTCTAGGAGAAAGTGACACAGCAAAGGagacaaaattatttctttacCTGAGATTCAATAGTCTCTCTGAATCCTATGATTTTATCAAAGGGAACCACCTGTAATTGAAAGTAATCGTAGGTTATGCAACTGAAATTAACATATGAGGTCTGAAATTAATCTGTTAGCTGAGAAGCTGCATGATTCAAACAGTGCAAAACATCTGTACCATCTCTGAATAGCTGTGCATATTGTTGCCTGCTTAGAtgatctctttttctgttgaaCATCTAGAAATCAGCTCCAGTGTGTGCTACTAATGAACATACTTAGATGTATCAAGCCAGTCACTCTCTGTGAAGGAAATGAGAGCTGAGGGGAATTCATGTGCAATATATTGTAATCCAGAGACATGTTTTGACTCTTTCCCTCAAGATTTTATCTACTTTTTAAACAAAGGAATATGTAATTCTCTTTCAGAATCCTACTGCTAACTGATAGAACTAAAATTAAATCTAGGTTCAAGATTTCTCACTGATGCATTTGTTTAACACTGGGAGTTTGAAGTGGCTGAAACTTCTGATAACTCTGTGCCCTGAATTTCTAGCTTCTAAGCTATACAAGGGTGATTATAATATAATTAAGTGGTATGGTTCTATTGAGCAGCAGGAAAGCTTAAATCCTTAAGTGTAGCCTTACCTTTTCTATCTGAGCCCTGGTGTTTTCTCTTGAACCTATGTAGACCATGGACAGAGCTGAAATGATGGTCAGAGGGGAGTACAGGATGTTCTTATTGACATGCTGGACTTTCAGCTCCTTGAATACATCAAGACCAAACTCGGTGCTCACTGCACCAATAGAGCTCATTGTGAAACTGGTATCGTCTAGAGCAAACAGCAGAATAATGACAATGTAATGATGAAATACCATGCAAATACAGAATAATGCAATTTTTTAGGCAATGAAACATAAAAAAGTGGGTTTGAAGTCATTCTGTGGAAACATTCCTAGTGCTCACATTTAGTACATGTTAGAAAATCAGTATTAATTAATCTATTTCTTTTTGTGCTTGTATTCAGTTGTCTTTTGGGCAATAAAGTTCCTTAGAGGTCTTAAATGTGTATGTGATTTCTGTGTATCTGTTCAAAGCAGTCAAACAATTGCCTGTACTTATTTTCAGGATTCCTTGGTACTTTGTAGTACCTTCAATGTAAGCAAGAAAATATGAGCTGTCTTTAATATAACTGCAAAGCTGTACATTGGAAGTGCAAATTTTAGTAGACTTAGTCTGGTTTTGGATAGATATAAGTAAAAGCAGAGGCAAGCTGACTGTATTCTCTAAAAGTAAAGAAGTGCAGTAAAATATCTATCCGTTGCACAATACTCACTTAGATCTTAACAGCTGATCTTCAAAGGCTTTATGTTTTACCCTTGTTTCAGCAATGGATAAGCAATAGATGATTTGTCTAAGTTCACCTAGTCTAGGAGACAGACTGGTGCACAGAACTTGCATTCCATCTCATTGTGTTTTCATATAGATTGATTTACTTAAATATATCTCTCTATATATGCTATATACATGTatgcatatgtatatatatgctGTATATATGCTCTATATACTACACTATATACACTTTCTGAGAAATTTAATTTCATTAGTGACATTCAGATGGAATAGAAACACAGGCATGATAAAACAGCAATGTCTACTGTATTACAGCACTGTTAACTGAGCATTTGTGGTATAAAGCAGTAAAATCTTTATTATTTGCTTCTCTCTGAGGCTGTTATAAAGTGCTACACACTAAAAGTTCTGTGCAGCCACTGTGGTTGTAGAAAGCATAACTATTGATATCAGGATGAATCTAGTTTCCTTCTTGTGATTTATAGAAACTGTGAAAATTTGTTGTCCCCCAAAATCAAGGACCTGATGTAGGCACTTAATACTTGGTTCTTAAGTTTGTATTTGGAGTACTGAACTCCGGTAAGGTTTTTGATCATGACCATGCTCACGAGTATACAGAAACACTTGCACACACATTTCTCTAATTCTCTTGTGTGTCCACAAGTTCATGTTTATAGATTGTTGTAAAGATACATCTGTACATTCACACACTCATTTTTATCCTGGGTGATATCCACCAGGCTTATTTTCCAGGAATGCAACTGTTGCAGAAATTGCACACTGAAATAAACCTATAAAATTCACTGAATGACACAGTCTTCCTCTCAGTGCACTGTTGAACTGGAGGTCAAACAAGCAAATGTATTCTTTGgctgcaaaacaaaatcaaactttAGAGGTAGTGAATGAGAGGATAAATTGCTCTGAAGCAAAACCATGTTTTAAACACAAAAGAATATCTTAAGCACAAAGGATGAACTTTTTAAAAGTCtcctagaagaaaaaaagagaaagaaggaaaaaaaaacacttggGTTTTATACATGATAAAACAGGTTAAAATGCATGCACAGAAGGTTTGTAGAGAATATCCTGTAAATATTTTATGCTTGAAGATACTAAACACAACAAAATAATTGCTGTCTTTTAAAGTTTAGGCTTAAACAAGAAATGGTCTAATGAGAAGGTAGATTTTTATAGAAAAATATTTACCTTTCAAGTTTCAGCACCACAGACAATACAGCTTCCCAAATGTAGGCATACAGACTGGTAGAGTCCTTGAGAATTTATATAGTCTGATCTatgaccttcttgctgctgtttttcAAAGCTTGACCTTTGACACCATATAAAACAATGTAGTGGGATCAAGTCATCTTTCACTTTGAATGGATCCATTTTTAATTGAAAGGAGACCAAATATTAGGGTTTTAGTCTAATCCAGTATAATCTAGTATTTGCCACCATCAGGACTGTTGGTCTGGAGtaaaaaaaggggaaataatGTTCACGTTCCTTTAAGCCTGATTTGTAACTTGATACTATGatgttaataaaaataaaacatgtgAGAATCTTTGTGATGAAAAACATAACTATCTGTCACTAATTAGTCAATTTGTTACTGTGGCTGCAGTAGCAGAGCTCTTTCAACAGATCATTTTTGAATGTAGAAAATGTATCTGAGTCATGCTAGGGAAGATAGAAGTGAGAACTTATTAATCTACTAACGAAAGTAGGAAAATGAAGAGGTGTGTGTgagaaaagcagctgagatCAAAGTCAAACCCAGGCATATTATCTTTGAAAATTTGGAACATTAGCAAACTTTTATTCTCAGGGAGTAATAGCAAAATGTAGCCCAAGACAAAGTAAAATCAGTCAATTCCAAATGCATCTCTGGCATGTACCTGCAATGTATCTCTCAGACCTTCAATGGGTAAATTAATGGCCTGGCAGATGACAGAGGAACTGTGAAATCTAGCTGAAGGGATGTTCATGCTCTGTGGGACAATAATAATGTACAATGCAAACATATTTCAGTTCAGAAGTGTTTAAATTATGAAAGCTATTGTTCTGTGTTGAAATAACAGAATGGACAAACAGTAAAGAAAACATTCTGACCTCTGTAAAGCACTGTgtgactttaaaaaaaccctcaccccctccacctATAAAATATGTATTGCTGCAttgatagggaaaaaaaaaaaggaatgcagAATGAGTATCCCAGGTGCATTGTTAACCAAGAATCTCCACCATCTGGTAAATCAAACACCAGTAACAAGTTGTGTACATGTAGTCTACTTAGATCTTTGTTTGTTAACATACAGATTAATGAAATATCCTAGTGAAATGACAAGGTAAAGAAGGACAGTTTTATCTCTCACTGAGGCAAGGAACTGCTTATCATCTGTCCTCAAAGAGCTGCCTCTAGATGTTTTAAAGCATTAAGTCACCAATAATATAGCTGAGAGGAATGGTCAGAGATCTCCTTGAGAGAGGGGAAGTAAGGAGGCAGTTTGAATAGGAAAATTTCAGTCTCTCTAGAGGCATGGTCTGTGGGCATGTCACATGAATGCAGCCAGCAGACTGGGAAGCTCAGCTAATCCTCAACTCCCAGTTCATCCTCCCCTTCCTTCAAAGGGAGATCATCTGTAAGGGTGAGAAAGCCTTGTGAAATTAGGAGAATATTGTGCTTTTTAATGGAAACTCTTGGTGAGAAGTTCTATCTCCTCTGCTGTCAGATGGAGGATCCTGAATAATTTGtcttagaatggtttaggttggaagagacctttaggatcatcaagtccaaccattaacccagcactgccaggtcaccactaaaccatgcccctcagcaccacatctccagggctttttCAGAGATGGAGCCTGGGGTAGACTCATTGTAAGAGTCTCCACCACAGAAAAGGGACAACTATGCAAACACTGTCAGCCTTTTTATCTGAGTAGATACTAGGTTGGATCAGTAAGGGCAAGGTGTTGCCAAAGTAACCCTGGTATCTATAAttaaattctttctttctttctttctttttttttttttaattacttacaTTTTTATGGATATAGTTCAGTCTATTTCCTCCTTTAGTGGTTCTAAATACACACTTTAATTAACACCTCACCATAAACTGTCTTAAGAGTGGGGGGCATCAGGTAGAGCATAGCTGTGGCGTATTTAAGGGCACAGACCCCCAAAGAATACGTGATGAGATTTGCAGGTAGCTCAGAGTGTGACTGGGATCCATTTATCATGAGAATACACTCAGCTTGTGTACTTTTTAGCAACAGCAGAAAGCAAACCTGTTTCTAGCAGTACATTTCCATCCTAGCAAAACAAAACTTATCTAAATGGTCGTTGGTTAAGCATTTCAAAAACACTTGTACTACTGAGGTCAACAACAGATGTCCATTATCTTGTCCACTTTCAATCATAACACCTCCCTAGGTTTCATTTTAATTAGTGCATCTGTTTCTTTATTGGAACACTGTGTTTCAGGCTCAAAAGTGATTAACTTTTTCTTCAGTCCCCACACATCACCAGTtggtcaagggaggtggttgtttCACTCTACATTCTACACTCTACACGTTAGTGTGGCACCATCTCGAGTATTGTGTGCAGTTTTGGAATCCTCAAGGTAAGAAAGATATCAAACTCTTAGAGTCTGCCCAGAGGAAAGCAACCAAGATGGTGAAAGACCTTGAAGGCAAGACTTACAAGAGCAGCTGAGATTGCTTGGTTTgctgagcttggaggagagaaggctgaagaatGACCTCATCATCATTCAGAATTTCCTCAAGGTTGATAGTGCAATAGAAGGAGCCGATGTTCACTCTCTGGTAGCACCAAGAGATAAGATACCTGAAAACAGAATGAAAGTGcatcaggagaggttcagaTTTGACATTAGAAAGAggttcttcactgggagagtgGTCAGTCACTGGAAtatgctccccagggaggtggtgactGCACCAAGCCTGTCAGAGTTCAAGGAGCATCTGGAAAATACttagttggtttgggtttaggtAGTCCCACAAGGAGAAGGGAGTTTTACTCAATGATCCCTCGAACTCAGTGATACTTCCAATTTGAAATACTGTATGATTCTACGAATCAATGTGTCTACATCTAACAAACTATTTTCTCACACTATTTATAGTGAACCTCAGGTCTGTGACACTATTTTcactttttatcctttttttgcTCAGTGCCACTCTGTGTTCACAAGggtttatttctatttctaccACACTGGTCTTCCATTGCTGCATATAACACTTAGCTATACATTTAACTCAGTCAAGTCTGCCTTCCGAGTGTCCCTCAGGCCTCTCTCCTACACAGCTATGACCCTCCTTCCCTAAATCTGGGTTATAATACATGAGTTATGGAAATATCCAAACCTGTGTGCCAGTCTCAGATCATCACAAATGGTCTGCATTTTAGGACCCACAAAAACATCTAGGAAGCAGTTGCAGGATATGAATCTCTACTTTGATAATGTA harbors:
- the LOC104308912 gene encoding ovalbumin, yielding MSSIGAVSTEFGLDVFKELKVQHVNKNILYSPLTIISALSMVYIGSRENTRAQIEKVVPFDKIIGFRETIESQCSTSGSFHFSLKDLFSPIIKRSDNYSLSFASRLYAEETRPIIPEYLQCVKKLYKDGVETISFQRDTDQARKIINSWVESQTSGIIKNILQPSSVDHQTESILVNAIYFKGLWEKAFKDEDTQSVPFRMSEQESKPVQMIYQIGSFKVAEVAAEKVKILEIPYSGRQLSMLVLLPDDTSGLEQLETTITSEKLVEWTSSDIMEERKLKVYLPRMKIEEKYNLTSVLVALGVTDLFTSSANLSAISSSESLKISEAVHEAFVEIYEEGSEVVDSSGSSMEDASISEEFRADHPFLFLIKHIPTKSILFFGRCFSP